The following coding sequences lie in one Capsicum annuum cultivar UCD-10X-F1 chromosome 5, UCD10Xv1.1, whole genome shotgun sequence genomic window:
- the LOC124898586 gene encoding neurofilament medium polypeptide-like — MVGRKAEEKESELDPELKEISRYVDSSEDVAERSASSDSKESKKSGKNSVDRDNDPLFVPCCSRYIFVERYDLRTTMDENVYSYIISIVRETKMDYMITFKPYTDEVKNNVLNGLKKDLQGVTVLTSNEDSDNDGDLGGNPIGVRIGDDASPSTSKDAAGTSIDGDLHKCVAMLEEAVLDINRKKKKKKKWKKIRAKKKLEKKAATEEEEAEKEAAADEEEEEEAEEEKKAEKKATCEEKEEAEEEKEAEKEAAAVGVKQKK, encoded by the exons ATGGTGGG GAGGAAAGCTGAAGAGAAAGAGTCGGAATTAGATCcagagttaaaggagataagtagatacgtcgattctagtgaagatgttgccGAACGTAGTGCTAGTAGTGACAGTAAAGAGAGTAAGAAAAGTGGAAAAAATAGTGTTGATAGGGATAATGATCCCTTGTTCGTTCCATGTTGTTCAAGGTACATTTTcgtggagcggtatgaccttcgaactACTATGGACGAG aATGTGTACTCGTACATCATCTCTATTGTTCGTGagacgaagatggattacatgattacgtTTAAGCCATATACGgatgaggtgaagaataacgtTCTCAATGGATTAAAGAAAGATTTACAAGGGGTGACTGTCCTtacttcaaatgaggacagtgataATGAtggggatttgggtggtaaccctATTGGAGTACGCATTGGTGATGATGCTTCTCCGAGCACCTCAAAAGATGCAGCGGGCACCTCTATCGATGGGGATCTTCATAAGTGTGTTGCTATGCTCGAGGAAGCagtgttggatatt aataggaaaaagaaaaaaaagaagaaatggaagaagataagagccaaaAAGAAACTGGAAAAAAAAGCAGCcactgaagaagaagaagctgaaaaagAAGCAGCAGCCGATGAAGAAGAAG aagaagaagctgaggaagaaaagaaagctGAGAAAAAAGCAAcatgtgaagaaaaagaagaagctgaggaagaaaaggAAGCTGAGAAAGAAGCAGCAGCTGTTGGGGTGAAGCAAAAAAAGTAG